Proteins encoded by one window of Fimbriiglobus ruber:
- a CDS encoding TIGR02996 domain-containing protein, with protein sequence MVISADEAGFLAAIRANKADDLPRLVYADWLDEHGRHSEAETIRVQIELEPFIKQMKGADVVTRIGEWITNPLARRSDELVMQWVEKKAPARLFRKALRIQACGRYLVHVGDVQEDIRFRRGFVSEASGVLPSFLLPHIRGFAAANPGLERVRMAWEDWYYGEVFSDGTTTYCINTVGEGHAPPIFTHMVLNSRRDEVRGTGRTDTVLMRILRDAFPGIVFEMEPRPTAMWYGDGREYPVRRATHAADRLAEAFRSATAQMDRFNEMATLIEGRRVRLVRTPTFREWSQAVERSAE encoded by the coding sequence ATGGTCATCTCCGCCGACGAGGCCGGGTTCCTCGCCGCGATCCGGGCGAACAAGGCCGACGACCTGCCACGACTTGTCTATGCCGACTGGCTGGACGAGCACGGGCGGCACTCGGAGGCCGAGACGATCCGTGTGCAGATAGAATTGGAGCCTTTTATTAAGCAAATGAAGGGTGCGGATGTTGTTACCCGGATTGGCGAATGGATCACAAACCCCTTGGCTCGGCGGTCGGATGAGTTGGTAATGCAATGGGTGGAGAAGAAGGCCCCGGCCCGTCTGTTTCGAAAGGCATTGAGGATACAGGCTTGTGGCCGCTATTTGGTGCATGTTGGAGATGTGCAAGAAGACATTCGCTTCCGACGCGGTTTCGTCTCAGAGGCTTCCGGCGTTCTGCCCTCCTTCCTTCTCCCCCACATCCGCGGGTTCGCCGCGGCGAACCCCGGCCTGGAGCGGGTGCGGATGGCGTGGGAAGACTGGTATTACGGCGAAGTCTTCAGTGACGGCACGACCACTTATTGCATAAACACCGTTGGCGAGGGACACGCCCCACCAATTTTCACACACATGGTCCTTAATTCCCGGCGAGACGAGGTTCGCGGAACTGGTCGTACTGACACGGTGCTGATGCGGATCTTGCGCGACGCTTTCCCCGGCATCGTGTTCGAGATGGAGCCGCGGCCGACCGCTATGTGGTACGGTGACGGGCGGGAATACCCCGTTAGGCGTGCGACTCATGCCGCCGACCGTCTCGCCGAAGCGTTCCGCAGTGCGACTGCGCAAATGGATCGCTTCAACGAAATGGCGACTCTGATCGAAGGGCGCCGTGTCCGTCTCGTCCGCACCCCGACGTTCCGCGAGTGGTCGCAGGCCGTAGAAAGATCCGCCGAGTAG
- a CDS encoding SWIM zinc finger family protein — MCRVAKLKVAPTARIVGPILPLWDILSDGTMISFCPSRRVMELQGQRDRAITLYALTECTAVGGKGITLTKAVGRGTDAEADGYTVFVSDCGRRDSCECRGWLRHGGSCRHILACRKLVGAGWLAMGNPMTEMPETVGCPF; from the coding sequence ATGTGCCGAGTCGCCAAACTCAAAGTCGCACCGACCGCCCGTATCGTCGGACCCATCCTTCCCCTGTGGGACATCCTCAGCGACGGCACCATGATTAGCTTCTGCCCCTCCCGCCGCGTGATGGAACTTCAGGGCCAGCGAGACCGGGCCATCACCTTGTACGCCCTGACGGAATGCACGGCCGTTGGCGGGAAGGGGATCACGTTGACGAAGGCGGTGGGTCGCGGGACGGATGCTGAGGCGGACGGCTACACTGTGTTCGTCAGTGACTGTGGGCGGCGGGATAGTTGCGAGTGTCGTGGGTGGTTGCGACACGGGGGGTCTTGTCGGCATATTCTGGCGTGCCGGAAATTGGTGGGGGCGGGGTGGTTGGCGATGGGGAACCCGATGACG
- a CDS encoding helix-turn-helix domain-containing protein, whose protein sequence is MNPELLAWAEGVRERIRRIRADAGLSAREAGERCGVPFANLNKIETGKTAIPTIEFLFDIAKGYGVPFQWLMFGGETPKGGKKK, encoded by the coding sequence ATGAACCCCGAATTGCTCGCGTGGGCAGAAGGGGTGAGGGAACGGATACGCCGCATCCGCGCGGATGCGGGGCTATCGGCACGCGAGGCTGGGGAGCGGTGCGGGGTGCCTTTTGCCAACTTGAACAAGATCGAGACGGGCAAGACGGCCATCCCGACGATAGAGTTCTTGTTCGACATCGCGAAGGGCTATGGGGTGCCGTTTCAGTGGCTCATGTTCGGCGGAGAGACGCCCAAGGGAGGTAAGAAGAAGTGA